One Catalinimonas alkaloidigena DNA window includes the following coding sequences:
- a CDS encoding DinB family protein — MEGSLIDVLQSLFKRDLAKLREEIAAYQHEENIWVVEKDIKNSAGNLCLHLAGNLRTFIGAELGKSGYVRQRDLEFSRKDVPRSELLAEVDRTETEVLQGLRQLTPERLQADYPLNVFGTSMTTAYFLIHLATHMTYHLGQVNYHRRLLDH; from the coding sequence ATGGAAGGTTCTCTTATAGACGTATTGCAAAGCCTCTTTAAGCGCGATCTGGCCAAGTTGCGCGAAGAAATCGCGGCCTATCAGCACGAAGAAAACATTTGGGTGGTCGAGAAAGACATTAAAAACTCGGCGGGAAATTTATGCTTGCACCTGGCAGGCAACCTGCGTACGTTCATCGGGGCCGAACTCGGCAAGTCAGGGTACGTACGCCAGCGCGATCTGGAATTTTCGCGCAAAGACGTTCCCCGCTCCGAGCTTTTGGCAGAAGTCGACCGGACGGAAACCGAAGTGCTTCAGGGATTACGCCAGCTGACGCCGGAGCGTTTGCAAGCCGATTATCCCCTGAACGTGTTCGGCACCAGCATGACAACCGCCTACTTTCTGATCCACCTGGCTACGCACATGACTTACCATCTGGGGCAGGTCAATTACCACCGGCGGCTGCTGGACCATTGA
- a CDS encoding potassium channel family protein has protein sequence MLLFISRILESLGRIRWGDLRGLFQAFGLMLVSTCVGITGFIILEGYSLVNAFYMTVITLSTVGYTEVEPLSEKGKIFTSLYILFNLSIFAYFVSIFTAYIMEGKLRNILQQVRNEQELEKMKNHVIVCGLGRNGSKVCEELERSRIPFVMIDNHPALIESELEQQSELLIREDATDDATLHRAGVSRARALITTLPKDADNVFITLSARELNAKLLIISRASDESSISKLRRAGANHVVMPDAIGGLHMANLITKPEVIELLELFNGTVPGAPKKLEEIRSDSLKAEYQGKTLRQLNIRALTGATVLGLKNARDEFEVNPHPDIHIGPQDVLIFFGTTEEIEKTKSTFCR, from the coding sequence TTGCTTCTTTTCATTTCACGGATCCTGGAAAGCCTGGGCCGCATTCGCTGGGGCGATCTGCGCGGCCTGTTTCAGGCCTTTGGCCTGATGCTCGTCAGCACGTGCGTGGGGATCACCGGTTTTATCATTCTGGAGGGGTATAGCCTGGTCAATGCGTTTTACATGACGGTCATTACGCTGTCGACCGTCGGTTATACCGAAGTGGAGCCACTGAGCGAAAAAGGCAAGATTTTTACGTCGCTCTACATCCTGTTCAACCTCAGTATCTTCGCGTATTTCGTCTCGATCTTTACCGCTTACATCATGGAAGGAAAGCTCCGCAACATCCTGCAGCAGGTTCGCAACGAACAGGAACTGGAAAAAATGAAGAATCACGTGATTGTGTGCGGACTGGGACGTAACGGCAGCAAAGTGTGCGAGGAGCTGGAGCGGAGCCGGATTCCGTTCGTGATGATCGACAACCATCCGGCCTTGATCGAAAGCGAACTGGAGCAACAGTCGGAATTACTGATCCGGGAAGATGCTACCGACGACGCCACGCTGCACCGCGCCGGCGTGAGCCGGGCCCGTGCCCTGATCACTACCCTGCCCAAAGATGCCGACAACGTGTTCATCACGCTCAGTGCCCGTGAACTAAACGCGAAGTTGTTGATCATTTCGCGGGCTTCGGACGAAAGCTCGATCTCCAAATTGCGCCGCGCCGGTGCCAACCATGTCGTGATGCCCGATGCCATCGGCGGGCTGCACATGGCCAACCTGATTACCAAGCCGGAAGTCATCGAGTTGCTTGAGCTGTTCAACGGAACCGTGCCGGGTGCTCCCAAAAAGCTGGAGGAAATTCGTTCGGACAGCCTGAAGGCCGAGTACCAAGGCAAAACGCTACGCCAACTGAACATCCGCGCCCTGACCGGCGCTACCGTGCTGGGCCTGAAAAATGCGCGCGACGAGTTTGAGGTCAATCCCCACCCCGACATCCACATTGGTCCGCAGGATGTCCTGATTTTTTTCGGCACGACCGAAGAGATAGAAAAAACGAAGTCTACGTTCTGCCGGTAG
- a CDS encoding DUF4421 family protein — MLRSIAATPELWGRAWCWCVVLCSLIPFASGAQGIEPTFEGDEQPPQYDTTYIKRYASQLIFKFGGAYRANALQVIDRTQGNRYGYTTQPLWKNVLGVRYEWLGLLLVYNPYFVGSTLIAPHRSRTFDLQANSYGRWYFANLYHQRYRGYRLQQPHRLMDPAPAPLPYPLRDDMRIRAYGGNAYYTFNHQRFSNRAAFTHSERQRKSAGAPLAGIFVLYTQFEADSGLVTPAFQPSFSADANLERGEFLQAGVALGYAYTWVWRQWFATWSMTLHPGTGYSKIWLAGQPSPQESTPINLSGGARFAVGYNTDRAYLGVWAIFNYHPVSYTPQQQLRFQSTNVQFGYVRRVEMPETLYRRIRVPNPFKKGERLF, encoded by the coding sequence GTGCTACGTTCAATTGCGGCAACGCCTGAGCTGTGGGGGCGGGCGTGGTGCTGGTGCGTGGTGCTGTGCAGCCTGATTCCATTTGCCAGCGGCGCACAAGGCATCGAACCTACGTTCGAAGGCGACGAGCAACCGCCCCAGTACGACACGACTTACATCAAGCGGTACGCCTCACAGCTGATTTTTAAATTCGGAGGCGCGTATCGTGCCAATGCCCTGCAGGTGATCGACCGGACGCAAGGAAACCGTTACGGGTACACGACGCAGCCGCTGTGGAAGAATGTGCTGGGCGTTCGCTACGAATGGCTGGGCCTGCTCCTGGTTTACAATCCCTATTTTGTGGGGAGCACGCTGATTGCGCCTCATCGGTCGCGTACGTTCGATCTACAGGCCAACTCGTATGGGCGGTGGTATTTTGCCAACCTCTACCACCAACGGTACCGCGGGTATCGGTTGCAGCAACCCCACCGGCTGATGGACCCCGCACCGGCACCGTTGCCCTATCCGTTACGCGATGATATGCGCATCCGTGCTTACGGCGGAAATGCCTACTATACGTTCAACCACCAACGCTTCTCGAACCGTGCGGCCTTCACCCACTCGGAGCGGCAACGCAAAAGCGCCGGCGCGCCCCTGGCCGGGATTTTCGTCCTTTATACGCAGTTCGAGGCCGATTCGGGTCTTGTGACGCCCGCGTTTCAACCTTCGTTCAGCGCGGATGCCAACCTGGAGCGCGGCGAGTTTTTACAGGCGGGCGTTGCGTTAGGATACGCGTACACGTGGGTCTGGCGACAGTGGTTTGCGACATGGTCGATGACGCTCCATCCGGGCACGGGTTACAGTAAAATCTGGCTTGCAGGACAGCCAAGCCCGCAGGAGAGTACGCCGATCAACCTCAGTGGTGGGGCGCGGTTCGCCGTCGGCTACAACACCGATCGGGCCTACCTGGGCGTGTGGGCGATTTTTAATTACCATCCGGTATCGTACACACCGCAACAGCAACTGCGCTTCCAGTCCACCAACGTGCAATTCGGGTACGTGCGTCGGGTCGAGATGCCCGAAACCCTCTACCGCCGGATACGGGT
- a CDS encoding T9SS type A sorting domain-containing protein, translating into MKSRKRLHLRPRTAVSTRLHTVAKAFALTALFGIGVFLYIQFGNSDRALAAPPTSISGVINSYARVVAKNYASRLLAIDNFSGSWDDFQIGDKVMIMQMKGASVSTANDATFGSITGYGMSGRYELTTIEDKYITNVNGTNYNVLAFSSLLYDYSATTQVVRVPQYENATVTGTLTALPWDPTLGRGGILALEVEQVLRLEGDIDVSELGFIGGIPNTTSNGGGTDDATYFTAEGTGFGQKGEGIVNVTNDNYRWGRGAVANGGGGGNTHNAGGGGGSNYTRGGNGGDSYYGPGGNGVAGYALDYNASENRVFLGGGGGGGQQNNGNSTSGGRGGGLALVRAGSLVSDCAGTHGIRANGQSAANTVGGGNDGGGGGGAGGTLMLDVNSMPLNCELTFEANGGNGGSVTSSDSHGGGGGGGAGAILRFTSASSPYATFNQTPGSAGAGCNTCDASQPGVANTGNNGDPCPVGGCAQAETAWVVDGEATVLPVTLISFEATPTAEHAVQLHWATAAEVNNAHFTLERSADGNVYTPLVQVEGAGTVNQRRDYTWTDQQPLAGTSYYRLSQTDFDGTTETFAPVAVTLSEKAQVSLSSAYPNPFRDVLHIVYESNEAGTGRILLTNQQGVAVKSQQEALIRGKQEVSLSGVAHLPSGLYFVTIEVNDQVSNVIKVVKQ; encoded by the coding sequence ATGAAATCAAGAAAGCGACTTCATTTACGCCCGCGCACCGCTGTCTCCACCCGCCTTCACACCGTGGCAAAGGCGTTTGCCTTAACGGCGTTATTCGGGATCGGCGTGTTTCTCTACATTCAGTTCGGGAATTCGGATCGGGCACTGGCCGCCCCCCCCACGTCCATCAGCGGTGTGATCAACAGCTACGCCCGGGTAGTGGCAAAGAATTACGCAAGCCGGCTGCTGGCGATCGATAATTTCTCGGGCAGTTGGGACGATTTCCAGATCGGAGACAAGGTGATGATCATGCAGATGAAAGGCGCTTCGGTCAGTACCGCTAACGATGCCACCTTCGGGTCCATTACCGGCTACGGCATGAGCGGGCGTTACGAACTCACAACCATCGAGGACAAATACATTACCAACGTCAACGGCACAAATTATAATGTCTTGGCCTTTTCTTCGCTGCTGTACGATTACAGCGCGACTACACAGGTGGTCCGGGTGCCTCAGTACGAGAATGCTACGGTAACCGGCACGCTCACGGCCCTGCCCTGGGACCCTACTCTGGGGCGTGGGGGGATACTGGCCCTGGAAGTGGAGCAGGTGTTGCGCCTGGAAGGCGACATTGACGTGAGTGAACTGGGCTTTATTGGAGGTATCCCCAATACCACTTCGAACGGCGGCGGCACGGACGATGCCACCTACTTCACCGCCGAAGGCACGGGCTTTGGACAGAAAGGCGAGGGCATTGTCAATGTGACCAACGACAACTACCGCTGGGGCCGAGGTGCCGTAGCCAACGGTGGCGGTGGCGGGAATACCCACAACGCCGGCGGCGGCGGCGGCAGCAACTACACCCGCGGGGGGAACGGTGGCGACAGCTACTATGGGCCCGGCGGGAACGGAGTGGCTGGCTATGCGCTGGATTACAACGCTTCCGAAAACCGCGTTTTTCTGGGCGGCGGTGGTGGCGGTGGCCAGCAGAACAACGGGAATTCTACCAGCGGCGGCCGCGGAGGAGGATTGGCACTGGTCCGTGCCGGAAGCCTGGTCAGCGATTGCGCAGGCACGCACGGCATTCGTGCAAACGGGCAATCAGCCGCCAATACAGTTGGTGGTGGGAACGACGGCGGCGGCGGTGGCGGCGCCGGGGGAACCCTGATGCTGGATGTCAACAGCATGCCGCTGAACTGCGAACTGACTTTCGAAGCCAACGGCGGAAACGGGGGGAGCGTCACCAGTTCCGATTCGCACGGCGGCGGCGGCGGCGGCGGGGCCGGAGCCATTCTGCGCTTCACGTCGGCCTCAAGCCCCTACGCAACCTTCAATCAAACGCCCGGAAGCGCTGGCGCGGGCTGTAATACGTGCGATGCCTCACAACCCGGCGTAGCAAACACAGGAAATAACGGCGATCCGTGCCCGGTCGGAGGGTGTGCTCAAGCCGAAACGGCCTGGGTCGTTGACGGAGAAGCTACCGTTTTGCCCGTGACGCTGATCAGCTTCGAGGCCACTCCTACAGCAGAACATGCGGTTCAGCTGCATTGGGCCACAGCCGCTGAAGTAAACAACGCTCATTTTACGCTGGAGCGGAGCGCCGACGGTAACGTCTACACGCCTTTGGTACAGGTAGAAGGGGCGGGTACGGTCAACCAGCGTCGCGACTATACCTGGACGGATCAGCAGCCGTTGGCCGGCACCAGCTACTACCGTCTGTCTCAGACCGACTTCGACGGTACGACCGAAACGTTTGCCCCGGTAGCAGTAACCCTGTCGGAAAAAGCGCAGGTCAGCCTTTCGTCGGCGTATCCAAACCCGTTCCGCGATGTGCTGCACATCGTGTACGAATCAAACGAGGCGGGTACGGGGCGTATCCTCCTGACCAACCAACAGGGCGTCGCCGTAAAAAGTCAGCAGGAAGCATTGATCCGTGGAAAACAGGAAGTGTCCCTTTCGGGCGTAGCACACCTGCCAAGCGGTCTTTACTTTGTGACGATCGAGGTAAACGATCAGGTATCGAATGTAATCAAGGTCGTGAAACAGTAA
- the hisD gene encoding histidinol dehydrogenase: MRVFRYPEQATWDSIVTRPSLDTRQTEERVLPILEAVRTQGDAAVKEFTMRFDGAMPEALLVTDQERKQAAALLSEELKAAIRQAYANIKKFHEAQREAEVVVETMPGVRCWRRSVAIQRVGIYVPGGTAPLFSTVLMLAVPAAVAGCPEIVMCTPPAKDGSVNPAILFTADLAGVHKIYKIGGAQAVAAMAYGTEAVPRVDKIFGPGNQYVTVAKQLVSKEGVAIDMPAGPSEVLVIADATANPAYVAVDLLSQAEHGADSHVMLVTDSETLLMAVQEEVARQLAELPRRALAEPALEHSRLILVRDLNEAVALSNRYAPEHLIMAVSEAEAWSEQVVNAGSVFLGHLTPESVGDYASGTNHTLPTNGYARAYSGVSLDSFIKKITYQRLSAQGLQHLGRHVAHMAEAESLDAHKNAVLLRLQDLD, encoded by the coding sequence ATGCGTGTATTCCGATATCCTGAGCAGGCCACGTGGGATAGCATCGTAACGCGTCCTTCGCTGGACACCCGCCAGACCGAAGAACGCGTCCTGCCCATTCTGGAAGCCGTACGCACGCAGGGCGATGCGGCCGTGAAGGAATTTACGATGCGTTTCGACGGAGCCATGCCCGAGGCACTCCTGGTCACGGACCAAGAGCGCAAGCAGGCCGCCGCTTTGCTGAGCGAAGAATTGAAAGCGGCGATCCGACAGGCCTACGCTAACATCAAGAAATTTCACGAAGCCCAACGCGAAGCCGAAGTCGTAGTCGAAACGATGCCGGGAGTGCGATGCTGGCGACGTTCGGTGGCGATTCAGCGGGTCGGCATCTACGTGCCGGGCGGCACGGCTCCGCTCTTCTCGACGGTGTTGATGCTGGCGGTGCCGGCCGCGGTGGCGGGGTGTCCCGAAATCGTGATGTGCACGCCCCCCGCCAAAGACGGTTCTGTCAATCCGGCCATCCTTTTTACGGCCGATCTGGCCGGCGTCCACAAGATTTACAAAATTGGCGGGGCACAAGCCGTAGCTGCCATGGCCTACGGAACCGAGGCGGTGCCGAGGGTAGATAAGATTTTCGGGCCGGGAAACCAGTACGTGACCGTCGCCAAACAACTGGTCAGCAAAGAAGGCGTCGCCATCGACATGCCGGCGGGTCCGTCGGAAGTGCTGGTGATTGCCGATGCCACCGCCAATCCGGCGTATGTGGCCGTCGATCTGCTGTCGCAGGCAGAACACGGTGCCGACAGCCACGTAATGCTGGTGACCGATTCGGAAACCCTCCTGATGGCCGTGCAAGAAGAAGTGGCCCGCCAGTTGGCAGAATTACCCCGGCGGGCGCTGGCCGAACCGGCGCTGGAGCACAGCCGGTTGATTCTGGTTCGCGACCTGAACGAAGCGGTGGCGCTTTCCAACCGATACGCGCCCGAGCACTTGATCATGGCGGTCAGCGAAGCCGAAGCCTGGTCCGAACAGGTGGTCAATGCCGGTTCGGTCTTTCTGGGCCACCTGACGCCCGAATCGGTCGGCGACTATGCTTCGGGCACCAACCATACTTTGCCCACGAACGGCTACGCCCGTGCTTACAGCGGGGTCTCGCTCGACAGCTTTATTAAAAAGATCACGTACCAGCGCCTCAGCGCGCAGGGACTCCAGCACCTGGGGCGGCACGTCGCCCATATGGCCGAAGCCGAATCGCTGGATGCCCACAAAAACGCCGTATTGCTGCGTTTGCAAGACCTCGACTAG
- the hisG gene encoding ATP phosphoribosyltransferase yields MAIQKSGRLSDSSLQLIRECGIGFQNGTGKLKAQSHTFPMEFLFLRDDDIPGYVADGIADLGIVGENVVAEKDEKVDLVYKLGFSRCRLSLAIPRNETYQGIKSLQGQRIATSYPKILANYLAQHGVEADIHEISGSVEIAPSIGLAGAICDIVSSGSTLFSNGLEEVEVVMKSEAVLVAHPHLSEGKKKILDDLLFRIRSVHNARDNKYILMNVPNESLAKVIDLLPGMRSPSVLPLAQSGWSSLHSVIHEEEFWSKIDALKAAGAEGILIVPIEKMIL; encoded by the coding sequence ATGGCCATCCAGAAATCTGGCCGCCTGAGCGACTCCTCCCTGCAACTCATTCGCGAATGTGGCATCGGTTTCCAGAACGGAACGGGCAAGCTCAAAGCCCAGTCGCATACGTTCCCGATGGAATTCCTCTTTCTACGCGATGACGACATTCCCGGCTACGTGGCCGACGGTATAGCCGATCTGGGCATTGTGGGCGAAAACGTCGTGGCCGAAAAAGACGAGAAAGTTGACCTGGTGTACAAGCTGGGCTTTTCGCGTTGCCGACTGTCGCTGGCCATTCCAAGAAACGAAACCTATCAGGGCATCAAAAGCCTGCAGGGCCAGCGCATTGCTACTTCGTATCCTAAAATTCTGGCGAATTACCTGGCGCAACACGGCGTAGAGGCCGATATCCACGAGATCAGCGGCTCGGTCGAAATCGCACCCAGCATTGGCCTAGCCGGGGCCATCTGCGACATTGTGAGTTCGGGCAGTACGCTGTTCAGCAACGGCCTGGAGGAAGTCGAAGTGGTGATGAAGTCGGAAGCGGTGCTGGTAGCCCATCCGCACTTGTCGGAGGGAAAGAAAAAAATCCTGGACGATTTGCTGTTCCGGATCAGATCCGTGCACAACGCACGCGATAATAAATACATTCTGATGAACGTGCCGAACGAGTCGCTGGCCAAAGTCATCGATCTGCTGCCGGGCATGCGCAGCCCAAGCGTGCTGCCCCTGGCGCAATCGGGCTGGAGCTCTTTACATTCGGTGATTCACGAAGAGGAATTCTGGAGCAAAATCGATGCGCTGAAAGCAGCCGGTGCCGAAGGTATTCTGATTGTCCCGATCGAAAAGATGATTCTCTGA
- a CDS encoding lipocalin family protein — MNTNQQKYIWAVLGGAVATTIGMTARAVRKARTLPPLQVAAHVDLEKYMGTWYEIGRYPLASEDGCTEAQATYTLRPDGHVQVINQCLKNGEIKDVRGTAKVVDPTTNAKLKVTFFWPFKGDYWIMKVGPEQEGIGYRYALVGHPYRETLWILAREASLPQETLDELLTLAQQQGYEDLDRMVWRNDGTH, encoded by the coding sequence GTGAATACAAATCAGCAAAAGTACATCTGGGCCGTTTTGGGAGGAGCCGTCGCCACTACTATCGGCATGACCGCCCGGGCCGTTCGCAAGGCACGCACGCTCCCGCCTCTGCAAGTGGCTGCACACGTCGACCTGGAAAAATACATGGGAACGTGGTACGAAATCGGGCGCTATCCGCTGGCCTCTGAAGACGGCTGCACCGAAGCGCAGGCCACCTATACCCTACGGCCCGACGGCCACGTGCAGGTCATCAACCAGTGCCTGAAAAACGGCGAAATCAAAGACGTGCGGGGCACGGCCAAGGTGGTAGATCCCACCACAAATGCCAAACTCAAGGTAACGTTTTTCTGGCCGTTCAAGGGCGACTACTGGATTATGAAAGTGGGACCAGAACAGGAAGGCATCGGCTACCGCTATGCGTTGGTGGGCCATCCGTACCGCGAAACGCTCTGGATTCTGGCACGGGAGGCGAGCTTGCCTCAGGAAACGCTCGACGAATTGCTGACGCTGGCGCAACAGCAAGGTTACGAAGACCTGGACCGTATGGTGTGGCGAAACGACGGAACCCACTAA
- a CDS encoding sigma-54-dependent transcriptional regulator: MEKRNRTQVFIVDDDPITLQLSRYRLEKEQAYEVTTFTNAEDFLMRLEDNPDIVVLDYRLPNTNGLEILRKINAASEHISCVVMSGQESAEVVVEAYKHGAKNYIIKGEQAFDELAACLQQLNTQYKLRRDLDRLREQVLDRERYWRIVGESPATLQVLRLIQKVERTELLVLITGESGTGKELVARAIHYNSPRKRKPFVAINVGAIPEDLIENELFGHEKGAFTGALSRRIGKFEEANGGTIFLDEIGEMDLAMQTKLLRILQERVVTRLGSNKEIKLDIRILAATNRNLAELVRQGKFREDLYYRLQGFLIHLPALRERDNDVIMLAKHFVKTACEKAGIPLKSFTPDVVRQMMQHPWPGNIRELQSVVERAVLLSDGPKITEEDLIFAPVV; the protein is encoded by the coding sequence ATGGAAAAAAGGAACAGGACGCAGGTATTTATCGTAGACGACGATCCCATTACACTACAACTTTCCAGGTATCGCCTCGAAAAAGAGCAGGCCTACGAAGTAACTACGTTTACCAATGCCGAAGATTTTCTGATGAGGCTGGAGGACAACCCCGACATCGTCGTGTTGGATTATCGGCTTCCGAACACCAACGGCCTGGAGATTTTGAGAAAAATCAATGCCGCCAGCGAGCATATCTCCTGCGTGGTGATGTCCGGGCAGGAGAGTGCCGAGGTAGTGGTAGAGGCCTATAAACACGGCGCAAAGAATTACATCATCAAAGGCGAACAAGCCTTCGACGAGCTGGCCGCGTGTCTTCAGCAATTGAATACGCAGTATAAATTGCGGCGCGATCTGGACCGGCTGCGCGAGCAGGTGCTCGATCGGGAACGTTACTGGCGCATCGTCGGCGAAAGCCCTGCCACCTTGCAGGTACTGCGCCTGATCCAGAAAGTGGAGCGTACCGAACTGCTGGTGCTGATTACGGGCGAAAGCGGTACAGGGAAAGAACTGGTGGCCCGCGCCATTCACTACAACTCGCCCCGGAAACGAAAGCCTTTTGTGGCCATCAACGTCGGTGCCATTCCCGAAGACCTGATCGAAAACGAGTTATTCGGACACGAGAAAGGCGCTTTTACCGGAGCGCTCAGCCGCCGGATCGGTAAATTCGAAGAAGCCAATGGGGGGACCATCTTCCTGGACGAGATCGGCGAAATGGACCTGGCGATGCAGACCAAGCTCCTGCGCATTTTGCAGGAACGTGTGGTAACGCGCCTGGGCAGCAACAAGGAAATTAAGCTGGACATCCGCATTTTGGCGGCCACGAACCGCAACCTCGCCGAGCTGGTACGCCAAGGCAAGTTCCGGGAAGATTTGTACTACCGCTTGCAGGGATTTCTGATCCACCTTCCCGCGCTGCGCGAACGGGATAACGACGTGATTATGCTGGCAAAGCATTTCGTGAAGACGGCGTGCGAGAAAGCCGGGATTCCACTCAAGTCGTTCACGCCGGACGTTGTCCGTCAGATGATGCAACACCCGTGGCCGGGCAACATCCGCGAACTTCAATCGGTTGTTGAGCGGGCCGTACTGCTGAGCGATGGCCCTAAAATCACCGAAGAAGACCTCATTTTTGCGCCGGTGGTCTAG